In Granulicatella elegans, one genomic interval encodes:
- a CDS encoding PD-(D/E)XK nuclease family protein: MSFEVILTKETSAKVAHIASKIADWLKQSSINQVIYLVPDHIKFSAELEMIQQVGQLLQQPKNSYAVTKLQVYSFKRLAWYFLRDHAALQRPSLSKVGICMMLQKILTEYQDELVLFNKESRHKGFIERLSAVIQEFRLGGIEVEDFSEWFEQDSYEEIDQRLKEFGIIYKHYLAYLKQDFVQSEDLLKLLGEEISSMDLSNTYVVIDQSYHLNSMELEVVDALVKSCGGVEFFTTATTDAFKPKEPLESGLFDSNRQLISRLLNWLMIDESKPVLKELTEENTTYHPDFFELEQYWLETSGGLETSSNCSTSTIEALQWTTYEDERQEIQETLATIKKLVDSGQYRYQDIQILSRNLEEQQTLLQPLLETYQIPYFMDLSDTMEHHPLIQVLDAIFAIQKHFWRYHDIMNLLRSEYCFWPLNRANSNGKNNEEESLREALIHYRQKLDETETIILAQGYEGKDWVSSKIWNYQLETIDEDSLSSKEVFVHQQLTQAQELREQVVSLLEPFYKKLDKVETTKEAISLLYQLLERIGVTDAFLYWRNHAANIGDIQTARRQDQVWNEFLKLLEEYVYIFGNEPFDWEIFQLLLHTGFEHTHYNMAPSTLDQLTCTGIDSVRYSPKKVTFVIGLSQGVLPRMEEESGLMTDEERVYLLSKLDSGRFLHPTTIQKQSVEPFLFYKVLTSATEKLYLSMHHTDKGAKLKPSSFVERILNKYEITTVDGNQKQHERFEQGDFVTIHELFTTLLQKLRQYKFSKEEEIPSIWRALPHLLRQDKDFQQEYHTLVDSVFHLNIAKQLPKELATELYGNKLHLSTSQVETFYKDPFSHFLQYGLNLRERREFELTAAGSGEYFHETFDQFIRKIHELKLDIRSMDAATTEKVLQEIFASMNEDARFQILNATPRMKWTKVLLQDTIRQTLSAALLQLQQIQVTPWKTEVAFGREPYKKIEIPLNDTQSLFIRGKIDRIDLLETEKGYHLGIVDYKSSAQKFDINRLRYGIQLQLLTYLSVARKIVSDQFKKTVTPYGGLYMHVFQPSFSAKDLKKDTDFEETRLKKYKLSGLLTNDLGVLQQVQPDFEAGDSIVLPFGVKKDGEYKATSQVYAPDDINLLMDFAFYQLKTAGERILNGENQIAPFDELKEYADSVNGKFSAISMFDATNPENNYQFLTKMPLQENLTWMRNKIDGKEE; this comes from the coding sequence ATGAGTTTCGAAGTCATTCTTACAAAAGAAACAAGTGCAAAAGTTGCGCATATTGCTAGCAAAATTGCCGATTGGTTAAAACAATCTAGTATAAATCAAGTTATTTATCTTGTACCAGATCACATTAAGTTTTCTGCAGAATTAGAAATGATTCAACAAGTGGGGCAATTATTACAACAACCGAAGAATTCTTATGCTGTGACAAAATTACAAGTATACAGTTTTAAACGATTAGCATGGTATTTTTTAAGAGACCATGCTGCATTACAACGTCCTTCTTTATCCAAGGTCGGAATTTGTATGATGTTACAAAAAATACTAACTGAATATCAAGATGAATTAGTATTATTTAACAAAGAATCTCGTCATAAAGGATTTATTGAACGTTTATCTGCTGTCATTCAAGAATTTCGTTTAGGAGGAATCGAAGTAGAGGACTTCTCAGAGTGGTTTGAGCAAGATTCCTATGAAGAAATTGACCAACGTTTGAAAGAGTTCGGCATCATTTATAAACATTATTTAGCTTATTTAAAGCAAGATTTTGTACAATCAGAAGATTTATTAAAACTATTAGGGGAAGAAATTTCATCGATGGATTTATCTAATACCTATGTGGTGATTGATCAATCGTATCACTTAAATTCGATGGAATTAGAAGTAGTTGATGCTTTAGTCAAATCGTGTGGAGGAGTAGAGTTTTTTACGACTGCAACGACAGATGCTTTTAAACCAAAAGAACCGTTAGAATCTGGATTATTTGATTCCAATCGTCAATTAATTTCTCGCTTACTAAATTGGTTAATGATTGACGAAAGTAAACCTGTTTTAAAAGAATTAACAGAAGAAAATACTACTTATCATCCTGATTTTTTTGAACTCGAACAATATTGGTTAGAAACAAGTGGTGGACTTGAAACTTCTTCTAATTGTTCAACAAGTACAATTGAAGCTTTACAATGGACGACTTATGAAGATGAACGTCAAGAAATCCAAGAAACATTAGCAACGATTAAAAAATTAGTCGATAGCGGTCAATATCGTTACCAAGATATTCAAATTTTATCGAGAAATTTAGAAGAACAACAAACACTCTTGCAACCTTTATTAGAAACATATCAAATTCCTTATTTCATGGATTTATCAGATACAATGGAACATCATCCACTGATTCAAGTGCTAGACGCGATTTTTGCTATTCAGAAGCATTTTTGGCGTTATCATGACATTATGAACCTACTAAGAAGTGAATATTGTTTCTGGCCTTTAAATCGAGCAAATTCAAACGGTAAAAATAATGAGGAAGAAAGTTTAAGAGAAGCGCTCATTCACTACCGTCAAAAATTAGACGAAACAGAGACCATTATACTAGCGCAAGGATACGAAGGAAAAGATTGGGTTTCAAGTAAAATATGGAATTATCAACTTGAAACGATTGATGAAGATAGCTTAAGTAGCAAAGAAGTATTCGTTCATCAACAATTAACACAAGCACAAGAACTACGAGAGCAAGTTGTCTCTTTATTAGAACCATTTTACAAAAAATTGGATAAAGTCGAGACGACAAAGGAAGCGATAAGTCTTCTTTATCAATTATTAGAAAGAATTGGTGTAACGGATGCATTCCTATACTGGAGAAACCATGCTGCTAATATTGGGGATATCCAAACAGCTCGTAGACAAGATCAAGTATGGAATGAATTTCTAAAATTATTAGAAGAATATGTTTATATTTTTGGAAATGAACCATTCGATTGGGAAATATTCCAATTATTACTACATACTGGATTTGAACATACTCATTACAATATGGCTCCTTCTACTTTAGATCAATTAACGTGTACAGGAATCGATTCTGTTCGTTATTCTCCTAAAAAGGTTACTTTTGTCATTGGTTTATCTCAAGGTGTCCTTCCTAGAATGGAAGAGGAGAGTGGTCTAATGACTGATGAAGAAAGAGTGTATTTATTAAGTAAATTAGATAGTGGACGTTTCTTACATCCAACAACCATTCAAAAACAATCAGTTGAGCCATTTTTATTTTATAAAGTGTTAACTTCAGCAACTGAAAAGTTATACTTATCGATGCATCATACGGATAAAGGTGCTAAATTAAAACCATCCAGTTTTGTAGAACGTATTTTAAATAAATATGAGATTACTACAGTGGATGGCAATCAAAAACAACATGAACGATTTGAACAGGGCGACTTTGTAACGATTCATGAATTATTTACAACTTTATTACAAAAACTTCGTCAGTATAAATTTTCAAAAGAAGAAGAGATTCCATCTATTTGGAGGGCTTTACCTCATTTATTAAGACAGGATAAAGATTTTCAACAGGAGTATCATACATTAGTAGACAGTGTATTCCATTTAAATATTGCAAAACAATTACCAAAAGAATTAGCTACTGAACTATATGGAAATAAATTGCATTTATCGACTTCTCAAGTGGAAACTTTTTATAAAGATCCATTTAGTCATTTCTTGCAATATGGATTAAATTTACGAGAGCGTAGAGAGTTCGAATTAACAGCAGCTGGATCTGGTGAATATTTCCATGAAACATTTGACCAGTTTATTCGTAAAATTCATGAATTGAAATTAGATATTCGATCTATGGATGCTGCCACAACAGAGAAAGTATTACAAGAAATTTTTGCCTCCATGAATGAAGATGCAAGATTCCAAATATTAAATGCCACACCGAGAATGAAATGGACAAAAGTACTTTTACAAGATACGATTCGACAAACATTATCAGCAGCACTCTTACAGTTACAACAAATACAAGTAACACCATGGAAAACAGAAGTAGCATTTGGAAGAGAACCCTATAAAAAAATTGAAATCCCATTAAATGACACTCAATCCTTATTTATTCGTGGGAAAATTGACCGTATTGACCTTTTAGAAACTGAAAAGGGTTATCACTTAGGAATTGTGGATTATAAATCTTCAGCGCAAAAATTTGATATCAATCGATTACGTTATGGGATTCAATTACAGCTACTAACCTATTTGTCAGTTGCTAGAAAGATTGTTTCTGACCAATTTAAGAAAACTGTGACGCCTTATGGTGGATTATATATGCATGTTTTCCAACCAAGCTTTAGTGCTAAAGATCTAAAAAAAGATACAGATTTTGAAGAAACTCGTCTGAAGAAATATAAATTATCTGGATTATTGACGAATGATTTGGGAGTTCTCCAACAAGTTCAACCTGATTTTGAAGCAGGAGACTCTATTGTATTACCATTTGGAGTAAAAAAAGATGGAGAGTATAAGGCAACTAGCCAAGTATACGCTCCTGATGACATCAATTTATTAATGGACTTTGCTTTCTATCAATTGAAAACTGCAGGAGAAAGAATTTTAAATGGAGAAAATCAAATTGCCCCATTTGATGAACTAAAAGAATATGCAGATTCAGTAAATGGAAAATTCAGTGCAATTTCAATGTTTGATGCAACGAATCCAGAAAATAATTATCAATTTTTAACGAAAATGCCTCTTCAAGAGAACTTAACTTGGATGAGAAATAAAATTGACGGAAAGGAGGAGTAG
- the tsf gene encoding translation elongation factor Ts, with protein MAQISAQLVKQLRDMTGVGMMDAKKALVQTEGDIDAAVDYLRENGLAKAAKKADRIAAEGITNVLVDGNVAVVLEVNAETDFVAKNDKFQALVAKLSQVILANKPADLEAALEIVTEEGKVSDVIAEATTVIGEKISLRRFEIVEKSDADAFGAYLHMGGRIGVLTVLEGSTDADAAKDIAMHVAAIKPKYVDRSEVSADELEHEKKVLTEQALNEGKPANIVEKMIAGRLNKFLAEISLNDQPFVKDPDTTVSKYAASKGGKVKLFHRYEVGEGLEKRVDNFVEEVMGQVKK; from the coding sequence ATGGCACAAATTTCAGCACAATTAGTAAAACAACTACGTGACATGACTGGCGTAGGGATGATGGATGCTAAAAAAGCATTAGTTCAAACTGAAGGAGATATCGATGCAGCAGTTGACTACTTACGTGAAAATGGTTTAGCAAAAGCAGCTAAAAAAGCTGACCGTATTGCAGCAGAAGGTATTACAAACGTATTAGTAGATGGAAACGTTGCAGTTGTATTAGAAGTAAATGCTGAAACTGACTTTGTTGCTAAAAACGACAAATTCCAAGCATTAGTAGCTAAATTATCACAAGTAATTTTAGCAAACAAACCAGCTGACTTAGAAGCTGCTTTAGAAATCGTTACTGAAGAAGGTAAAGTTTCTGACGTAATTGCTGAAGCAACTACAGTTATCGGAGAAAAAATTTCATTACGTCGTTTTGAAATCGTTGAAAAATCTGATGCAGATGCATTCGGAGCATACTTACACATGGGCGGACGTATCGGTGTGTTAACTGTATTAGAAGGTTCTACAGATGCAGATGCCGCTAAAGACATTGCTATGCACGTTGCAGCAATCAAACCTAAATATGTTGACCGTTCAGAAGTTTCTGCTGATGAATTAGAGCATGAGAAAAAAGTTCTTACAGAACAAGCATTAAACGAAGGTAAACCAGCTAATATCGTTGAAAAAATGATTGCTGGACGTTTAAACAAATTCTTAGCTGAAATCAGCTTGAACGACCAACCATTCGTTAAAGATCCAGATACAACAGTTTCTAAATATGCAGCTTCTAAAGGTGGTAAAGTTAAATTATTCCACCGTTATGAAGTTGGTGAAGGTTTAGAAAAACGTGTTGACAACTTCGTTGAAGAAGTAATGGGACAAGTTAAAAAATAA
- the frr gene encoding ribosome recycling factor: protein MTATEIIANAKERMKKTEDALQRELGGIRAGRANASLLDRLQVEYYGVPTPVNQLASVTVPEARMLLITPYDKSSLQDIERAILMSDIGITPTNDGSVVRLVIPQLTEERRKELAKQVGKEAEGAKVSVRNIRRDAIDHLKKAEKNKEITEDDLRGYEKDIQKLTDDSVKNIDHLTQVKEKELLEV, encoded by the coding sequence ATGACAGCAACTGAAATTATTGCAAATGCAAAAGAACGTATGAAAAAAACTGAAGATGCTCTTCAACGTGAATTAGGCGGAATTCGTGCTGGACGTGCGAATGCAAGTCTTTTAGATCGTCTGCAAGTTGAGTATTATGGAGTTCCAACTCCTGTAAATCAACTAGCTTCTGTAACAGTGCCTGAAGCTCGTATGCTTTTAATTACGCCTTATGACAAATCAAGTTTACAAGATATTGAACGTGCAATTTTAATGTCAGATATTGGGATTACTCCAACAAATGATGGTAGTGTTGTTCGTTTAGTGATTCCTCAATTAACAGAAGAACGTCGTAAAGAATTAGCAAAACAAGTAGGAAAAGAAGCTGAAGGTGCTAAAGTAAGTGTTCGTAACATTCGCCGTGATGCCATTGATCATTTAAAGAAAGCTGAAAAAAATAAAGAAATCACTGAAGATGATTTACGTGGATATGAAAAAGATATTCAAAAATTAACTGATGATAGTGTAAAAAACATTGATCATTTAACACAAGTAAAAGAAAAAGAATTATTAGAAGTATAA
- the rpsB gene encoding 30S ribosomal protein S2 yields the protein MAVISMKQLLEAGVHFGHQTRRWNPKMKRYIFTERNGIYIIDLQKTVKLVDDAYNYMREVAQDGGIALFVGTKKQAQDAVKDEAIRSGQYYVNHRWLGGMLTNWDTIQTRINRLKKIKEMQEDGTFDVLPKKEVGVLLKELDKLEKYLGGIKDMPRIPDVMFIVDPRKERIAVQEAHKLNIPIVAMVDTNCDPDEIDVVIPSNDDAIRAVKLIVAKMADAFVEGNQGEDVAVDEEDLDKDTSLEDIEKLVEGDNAK from the coding sequence ATGGCAGTTATTTCAATGAAACAATTGTTAGAAGCTGGTGTACATTTCGGTCACCAAACACGTCGCTGGAACCCTAAGATGAAGAGATACATCTTCACAGAAAGAAATGGTATCTATATCATCGACTTACAAAAAACCGTTAAATTAGTGGACGACGCATACAACTACATGCGTGAAGTTGCTCAAGACGGTGGTATTGCTTTATTCGTAGGTACTAAAAAACAAGCACAAGATGCTGTTAAAGATGAAGCAATCCGTAGTGGTCAATACTATGTTAACCATCGTTGGTTAGGTGGTATGTTGACTAACTGGGATACAATCCAAACACGTATCAACCGCTTGAAAAAAATTAAAGAAATGCAAGAAGACGGTACATTCGATGTATTACCTAAAAAAGAAGTTGGCGTTCTATTAAAAGAATTAGACAAACTTGAAAAATACTTAGGTGGTATTAAAGATATGCCACGCATTCCTGATGTAATGTTTATCGTTGACCCTCGTAAAGAACGCATTGCAGTTCAAGAAGCTCACAAATTAAACATTCCAATCGTTGCTATGGTTGACACAAACTGTGACCCTGATGAAATCGATGTTGTTATTCCATCAAATGACGATGCAATCCGTGCGGTTAAATTAATCGTAGCTAAAATGGCTGATGCATTCGTTGAAGGTAACCAAGGTGAAGACGTAGCAGTTGACGAAGAAGACTTAGATAAAGATACTTCATTAGAAGATATTGAAAAATTAGTTGAAGGCGACAACGCTAAATAA
- a CDS encoding ISL3 family transposase has product MTTIQEVVLQIKDKNVKWEDNVEEGYFKKKKSLFFFATYTYCPDACPNCSCVNRDFSIVKNGTRTSRITLNPVSGLPAFLKLRKQRFFCRECSHSFTADTTSIVDLNAFISKNVKNEMKVKACETVSESHIAKEMNVSVHTVRRVVNETAESLRIKPLNELPEHMCWDEFKSVASAEASMSFAYCDAITHQLVDVVQDRKMENLVRYFNRFPLQTRLNVKTISIDMYAPYIKVIKHLFPKAKIIIDSFHIIQALNRELNKTRTRKMNQVRYKNRRLYNKLKRYWKLILKNRDDLQSYHYSYYRLFDWLTHSQGIVDYLLQEVPSLKPEYETVHQLREAFKERNFIEFKEELMSVQPKLLSDGLNRVLQTFKKFLPYLQNSCEYTTLSNGPIEGINNKIKVLKRNAYGYSSFTHFRNRILLMSKLFTPTTKKGIKQPDAA; this is encoded by the coding sequence ATGACTACTATACAAGAAGTTGTGCTACAAATCAAAGATAAAAATGTAAAATGGGAAGATAATGTAGAAGAAGGGTATTTTAAGAAGAAAAAAAGCTTGTTTTTCTTCGCTACCTATACCTATTGCCCAGATGCTTGCCCTAACTGTAGTTGTGTAAATCGTGATTTTTCTATTGTTAAAAACGGTACTCGTACTTCTAGAATTACGCTTAATCCGGTTTCTGGATTACCTGCTTTTCTTAAATTAAGAAAACAGCGTTTCTTCTGCCGTGAATGCTCTCATAGTTTTACTGCTGATACAACTAGTATCGTAGACCTTAATGCTTTTATTTCTAAAAATGTAAAAAATGAAATGAAAGTCAAAGCTTGCGAAACAGTTTCTGAATCTCATATCGCTAAAGAAATGAATGTTTCTGTTCATACTGTTCGCAGAGTTGTCAATGAAACTGCTGAATCTCTTAGAATTAAACCTTTAAATGAGTTACCTGAACATATGTGTTGGGATGAATTTAAGTCTGTAGCCTCCGCTGAAGCTAGTATGAGTTTTGCTTATTGTGACGCTATTACTCATCAACTTGTTGATGTTGTTCAAGATAGAAAAATGGAGAATTTAGTTCGTTATTTCAACCGATTTCCTTTACAAACTCGCTTAAATGTTAAAACAATTTCGATTGATATGTATGCTCCATACATTAAAGTGATTAAACATTTATTCCCTAAGGCTAAAATTATTATTGATTCATTCCATATTATTCAAGCTTTAAATAGAGAATTAAACAAGACAAGAACAAGAAAAATGAATCAAGTACGTTATAAAAACAGACGTCTTTATAATAAATTAAAACGTTACTGGAAACTAATCTTAAAAAATCGAGATGACCTTCAATCCTATCACTACAGCTATTACCGATTATTCGATTGGTTAACGCATTCTCAAGGAATTGTAGATTATTTATTACAAGAAGTACCTTCACTTAAACCAGAATATGAAACAGTACATCAATTAAGAGAAGCTTTTAAAGAGAGAAATTTCATTGAATTTAAAGAAGAATTGATGAGTGTACAACCAAAACTTCTGTCTGATGGATTAAATCGTGTTCTCCAAACATTTAAGAAATTTTTACCGTATTTACAAAATTCTTGTGAGTATACAACACTTTCAAATGGACCTATTGAAGGGATTAACAACAAGATAAAAGTACTTAAAAGAAATGCATATGGCTACAGCAGTTTTACTCATTTTAGAAATAGAATTCTACTAATGTCTAAACTATTTACTCCAACAACTAAAAAAGGAATTAAGCAACCTGACGCTGCTTAA
- a CDS encoding thermonuclease family protein: protein MKLTKKQQFLLVKLVIVVIILIISGPGFFSKNQKKTSQKSNTSQTQVESTVDFSGYDKSKLYTLEVGKVADGDTFHVRLDGEEFKIRLLLIDTPETAKEGKATQPFAEQAKQRTEELLKKAKKVEGKFDIGDYTDKYGRALMYVYLDGKLLQQTLVEESLARVGYAHPPNTSLLKDLQKVEEQTKKKKKNIWEKDGYVTNRGFDTSVY, encoded by the coding sequence ATGAAATTAACGAAGAAGCAACAATTTTTACTCGTTAAGTTAGTGATCGTAGTGATTATCCTAATTATTTCTGGTCCTGGATTTTTCTCGAAAAATCAGAAAAAAACTTCTCAGAAATCGAATACTAGCCAAACACAAGTAGAAAGTACAGTAGATTTTTCTGGATATGACAAATCAAAACTGTATACTCTTGAAGTTGGGAAAGTAGCGGATGGAGATACATTCCATGTTCGATTAGATGGAGAAGAATTCAAAATACGTTTACTACTTATTGATACACCGGAAACTGCTAAAGAAGGAAAAGCAACTCAACCTTTTGCAGAACAAGCAAAACAAAGAACGGAAGAGTTACTAAAAAAAGCTAAAAAGGTAGAAGGAAAATTTGATATCGGAGATTATACAGATAAATATGGACGTGCTTTAATGTATGTTTATTTAGATGGAAAATTATTACAACAAACCTTAGTTGAAGAAAGTTTAGCAAGAGTAGGTTATGCTCATCCACCAAATACAAGTCTACTAAAAGATTTACAAAAAGTTGAAGAGCAAACAAAGAAGAAAAAGAAAAATATTTGGGAAAAAGATGGATATGTTACAAATCGTGGATTTGATACAAGTGTTTACTAA
- the nrdH gene encoding glutaredoxin-like protein NrdH — MSNRQITLYSKPNCMQCNFTKQFFEDNQVPFVIKDVFESEEALEEVKALGFQSLPVIVADGMEPFFGFRPDILEQLVG, encoded by the coding sequence ATGTCAAATCGTCAAATCACACTATATTCAAAACCAAATTGTATGCAATGCAATTTTACAAAACAATTTTTTGAGGATAATCAAGTACCATTTGTCATCAAGGATGTGTTTGAATCAGAAGAAGCTTTAGAAGAAGTGAAAGCTTTAGGATTTCAATCATTACCAGTTATTGTAGCTGATGGAATGGAACCATTCTTTGGTTTCCGCCCAGATATTTTGGAACAATTAGTTGGCTAA
- the pyrH gene encoding UMP kinase, whose amino-acid sequence MVEPKYKRVVLKLSGEALAGQTGFGINPPTIKEIVKEIKEVHDLNVEIAIVVGGGNIWRGVTGEEVGMERAQADYMGMLATVMNALALQDALENIGVPTRVQTSIEMRQIAEPYIRRKAIRNLEKSRVVIFAGGTGNPYFSTDTAAALRAAEIGADAILMAKNNVDGVYSADPRIDTNAIKFTELTHLDIIQKGLKVMDTTASSLSMDNDIPLVVFNLNETGNIRRVVLGENIGTTVRGK is encoded by the coding sequence ATGGTGGAACCTAAATATAAACGTGTGGTATTAAAATTAAGTGGAGAGGCATTAGCTGGCCAAACAGGTTTTGGAATTAATCCTCCAACGATTAAAGAAATCGTAAAAGAAATTAAAGAAGTACATGATCTAAATGTTGAAATTGCAATCGTAGTTGGTGGCGGAAATATTTGGCGTGGGGTAACAGGAGAAGAAGTAGGTATGGAACGTGCTCAAGCGGACTATATGGGGATGCTTGCAACTGTTATGAATGCTTTAGCCTTACAAGATGCTTTAGAAAACATTGGAGTTCCTACACGTGTACAAACTTCTATTGAAATGCGTCAAATTGCAGAGCCATATATTCGTAGAAAAGCTATAAGAAATCTTGAAAAATCTCGTGTTGTGATTTTTGCAGGTGGTACAGGGAATCCTTATTTTTCTACTGATACTGCTGCTGCATTACGTGCTGCTGAAATCGGAGCAGATGCAATTTTAATGGCTAAAAATAATGTTGATGGTGTGTATAGTGCAGACCCTCGTATTGATACAAATGCCATTAAATTTACAGAGTTAACACATTTAGATATCATTCAAAAAGGATTAAAAGTTATGGATACAACTGCTAGTTCATTATCTATGGATAATGACATTCCATTAGTTGTCTTCAATTTAAATGAAACGGGAAATATTCGACGAGTTGTTCTTGGTGAAAATATCGGTACAACTGTAAGGGGGAAATAA